In Ovis canadensis isolate MfBH-ARS-UI-01 breed Bighorn chromosome 11, ARS-UI_OviCan_v2, whole genome shotgun sequence, the DNA window GGCTGCAAAGCTGTCATCTGAAGGTAGATACGCCTGGACAGCTCTGGTCCAACACGGCGCGAGGTGGCTGTCACGCCTTCCCCACGGCGCACCTTTAAGTCTGCGAGCAAATTCTGGCGTTCTTGCTCAGAAAAACACCGCTTATAAGCCTGAAAGTAGTAAATGAGCTGTTAATACCACACCACCCACAGCCATTCTTCATCTACGAACAGAGGATAGGAAACTTGTGTTGGAGGATGAGAATCTGTCCTCCCTCCCTGATCAGTGTTGACTCTAATCTCAGACCCGCACTGTGGACTTAACAAGGCATTCCTGGGCCCTCACCAGTGCTGTCCATGGAAACTGGGAGTCCACCAAGGCCCACAGCACACTGGGCAGTGACCCCTGGAAGAGCATACCTGGATCAGGATCTGTGGGGAGGGATAGGCGTCCACAATGGCACTGGCCATCTCCAGGCTGACCCGGTTCAGCTGCTGAATCTGTCTCCTCCAGACCAGTGCAAGCCCCCTGCCAGAGTGGTCCACCTTGGCCCCTCCAGCCCAGTCACTctccaggcagaaggagaaaCTAGTTTGATCTCGGAGCTTCCTGCAAACGGTGCAGTTGAGGAGCTAAAAGTCATGCATTTGTCTGCTGCACTTGTCCCTTTAACTAGGAACTTAAAAACCTTCCTCTGACCTTGGAAGAGGTGTGTACAATGTTCCACCCAGGCAATGCTAGTTGCTTAAAAAATAACTAGATTCCCTTAAAAACAACATTTACTCCTTTTCATTAAAAGAGAAGTTACCATATTCTTGCTTACACTGAGACTGGGCTCTATTTGGGGAGGCAGTGTGCACAGGCGTAGGCACGGGGGACTGGGTGTCAGGCAATTTAGAGTCTAGCTCTGGTTCTAATTTGCTCGGAACTTTGACAAGTCAGTCTCTTCAGGCCTCAGTTCCCTCAGGTATAAAATGCAGGACTCGACTGTCTTCTCAGGTCTCATTAATTTTAAGTCCTAACGATGAACAGCCCTTGAGCTAAGTAGGCTAAATTGTTTTACAAAAGCATGTTTCATTGTGACCTGATCTGCAATGAATCCTGGTAACTTGGCCCACTGATAACCCCGTACAAATCTGCAGAACATAAACTTACACctaagcgaaagtgttagtcgttcagttgtgttggactcttttgcaaccccatgaactgtacctctgtccatggaattctccaggcaagaatactggagtggattgccattcccttggcaggggatcttcccgacccaggcagtgaacccaggtctcccacgctacaggcagattctttaccatctgagccaccaggcaatccCTACACATATAAGCTAAAGGAGAACATTTTAAAGGGACCGTGCTTGAAGGCTCCTTCCAAGAATCCCCAGGGTTAAGTCAGCTGCTTCTGCCTCAAGCTTGAGCAACAACAGACTAGCAGCAGAGCTAGGGGAAGGAGACCTCTTCTCTGGGTACCAGAATCATTGTAAAGGACAAGGCCCAGCCACTGAGCCAGGGCTCGACGGGGGGCACTCACTTGAAGGGCGCTTCAGCCACGGCCTTTGTGAACGCGCATGCCAAGTCGGCCAGCTCTTTCCAGCTCTGCACAATTTGAGCCTGGGCTTCTGTGTGCAGCTGCAGATCTACCAGTGCCTAGAAACCCCAAAGCAGGATGGGCTGGAAGAGCATGGAGAGACCAGTCTGAAACTGTTCTCCTCTCACTGTTCACTGAAGCTACACCCCAATCCCTTGGCTCCCTGTTTAGCCCTTCTTTCCTACCTAGTGCCAGGGCAGAAAGTAGTGTCCAGCAGGCATTTTACTCTTTAGCAACTCAGGTTAGATGAGAGTGGGTGCCCACGCTGATTCAGGCAACAGTTCTTACCTCTTCCATAGCTACCCTGGTCGCCATGGGCACTGCGCTGGCCTCTGGTTGTTTCTGTTGCTTCTTCTTCTCCTTGGCCTGCTCTCTACTTGCCACTCTCTGTTTCCTTCTTAGAGGATTCGGAGCGCTGGAGCAGGGGAGGAAATCAAAAGTGTACCAGCTCCAGGCTGAGCTCAGGCAGAAGAGGTGTGAGAAGGCTGGACCAGAGAGTCATAAAGGGCTAGGAGGGATGCTGTTTTGCAGAGGGACCCAGATCTGGGATGAATAAATCCACCCCTGCTGGCCCAAGAGCTGCCCCTTTTAATACTAAGTCTTGAGGACAAATCCAAACCTGAAGTGCTTCTCTGGATCCACAATCACCAGGGACAGATCTTTCCCAGCTGTCCTCGCTGTGATGTCAGTCACAAAGCTCCGAAgtgtttccttcccttcctcagtGCTGCCCAGACTTCCCTGCATGGAGGGGCAGAAAGGGCATGAATGTCTGCTCCCTAGAGCCAGCCCGCTGCCTGGCCTCAGCACCCACCCCTCTGGCTGTACCCACCTGCTTGAAGTGGTAGATCATGGACATAAACACCTCTGCCAGGAGCAGCACCAGAACCATGGGCTCCTCCACCCAGCCCTCCTCGCCATCCTGTTAAAGGGAACAGACCCCCGCAAAGGGAGGCAGGTCAGCAGGTGCTCAGCACCTGAGAGAAACCCAGGCCTTCTGGGTGAATGACTTCATCCCCATTGGCCTAGTCCATTCTGCAGTATCCTTTTTCTTCTGGAATGAAATCATAGTGGCAAGAAATAGTAACCCATGATTCCGTCCCTCCCAGTCCTCAATGGTTCAACCTTGGTGTACTGCACTTTAGTAGTGAATATGAAAGGTTAGTTGAAATAGGCTGAGAAGTAACTGCCAATATTCTACGCATTTGGAATTGGGGAATGGAGGGTAGGAAACTCTTCTGAAGAATCTGGAACTAATATGTAATCTGGGCTTTGAGGGTAAATGCGAAGTATGAGCTGAGCGGCTCTTGGAAAGGAATAGGTTTTGTGTGACAAAGATAAGAATCACCAAGGAAACTTCGGTCTGTGAGAGCACTTCTCTTTCACCACACTAAGGCATAGTCAAACAAAGCCAAGGTCACGTAACAGTCCATAATCCTACAGTGCAGCATTAACCAATCTGAAATGGCAGCACTAccccagatggagaaactgagtaaAGGCTGTTGTTATACACGGGATGGCGCTGTCCCTTGTAGTTTCCTTgcaccctgcccacaccttgaaaAACAGCCCTTTATTAAACCCTCCTCAAGTTTATACTGAGTGTGCCATCTGCTTTCCAGGTAGGGCCTTGACTGAGATATAGCCTTTAGGATAAAAGCATACttatcttgtaaaactgaaggaggaggagagacagcAGTCAGAAAACCCCTACCTCAGAGGGCCCAGCCCTTCTCCTCCACGTGAGGCTGCAAGGCACAGCCTGCGCCTCTATCACACAGCAacaatccatggactgcagggctcCAAGGAGCTGACCCCCACCTCCCATCTGTAAGAGCGCTGCAACAGATGGGAAAGGGACTGTCAGCGGGACCCAGAAAGCAGTTTACCCAGCAGGAGAGAAAGATAGATGTCGGTAGGACCTGGATCCAGCAGCACAACGATGTGCTTTAAGCACTCCTCTGGCCTCTGAGCTTTCAGCCTGTTAACCAGGGCtgtcttcttcttcctttcctgttgCCTCTGGGTGCTCTCCTTCTGGCTTGCTCGTCCCCACTGCTGGCATCCCTGTGCACTGCTCTTCTGGACCTTCTGACTATACTTGCGTCTCTTCTGAGGCAGGGGCACCTCAGCATTTGTTTTGGTTATTGTCAAGCTGTTGCTCTGGACGGTGCAGGTAGTTTGGTAGGCTGGCAGCTGATGGCATGGATTGTCTACCACAGGGTCCTTGTTACTTGATGCATGCCTCTCTGAGGTACCACAGAGGGGAATATCACGGATCTTTGTAAATGGCTGTTTTTGCCAGTCACGTGTCACTCTTTCATTATTTTGATGATCCAAAACCCTTTCAAATGGGGAGCTGGATTTTTTAGGGCTCAGCTGTTTGTGAGTCAAAAACTTACAAATAAGCCTCTCAGCCAGGGGCATAAATTCCTCCtcattctcacttccactgcttAGCACACTGACTGGCTCTGTTTGTATGACAGTTTCAGCGGCCTCTGGAACAAGTGGTGGATCTTTCAATTTTGGTGACGGACAGGAGGCCTCAGAATCTGAGATGTCAACCACTACAATCTTCTCATCCTCCTGAGGCTGCCTCCTCTTTACTGAAGATGGTTTATTCTTCAGAAAAGCAAATGTTGGCAGCTCCTCAGAGTCACTCTCACTGGAATCCAGTGAGAGTGATGACTTCTTTACAGCCATCAGTATGTGCAATCAGGTTAATTCCCTGCAATGGAAAGAGAGATGAGACACAGGCTGTAGCAATGAATTCAGTCCAGTTGTCGTGCTCTATGGCCAAGCTTTATGGAAATAAATGATatacagagaaatgaagaaacagagaaataggACGTGGTCCAATACGATGAATCTGGAACTCAGAACAGCTATGTCTGTAGTCTAACAGGAACCCTCCTCACATCCCTGTGAGGTATAAACAAAGTGGAGGTTACtattaaaaaatgtgaatgaGCTAGGAACAAGACCCAATACTATCTCTTTACTGATCTCTGCATGTAAGATGGAGATTTCAagagtcattcttttttttaactgagataatcactcacataccataaaattctgTCTTTTTACAATGTACACAATTCAGCAGTTTTCAGTATATTTGCAAGGTTGTATCACCATCActactatctaattccagaacactTTCATCATCTCAAAAAGAAATCCCATAGCCATTAGGCAGTCAGTCCATTTCCCCTTCCCTGGAGTCCCTGGCAACCGTAAACCTACTCCTGTCTCTACAAATCTACTAGGTATTCTAGATAGTTCACAGAAATGGAGTCCTAAGTATGTGAACTCCGGTGACTTAGCATGTTTTCGAGGTTCacgcatgttgtagcatgtgtcaggaCTTCATTGCTTTCTATAGCTGAGTAGCACTTCACTCCATTTATGTGCCACATTTTGTCTATCCATTCACCTGGTGGACATTCTGTTTGATTCCATTTTTGACCATTACGAATGCTTCCATGAACATTCACCTCCTAGTTTTTGTGGGGATGCTTTCCGTTCTCTTACAGAAATATCTAGGGTCGCCATTGATGGGTGGTGCGCAAGACAATCTTAACATACTAACACTGCAGGATGAGCCATGTAACCTGTCCTGGCCATGCTTTTTCAGTAAAACAGGGATAGTCACATTACCTACTTTACAACGATGTGagaaggtaaaaaaaattttttttagtaattCATCTATAGAGCTTAGTACTATATCTGGCACGCAGGAAGTGCTCTATAAAGCTGAACGACTAGGGAGGGACCTCCCTATCCCCGCTCAGGCCTtggttaaagtgttagtcactcagtcagtcgtttctgactctttgcgaccccatgaactgtgtagcctgctaggctcctctgtccatggaattctccaggcaagaatacttgagtaggtgccattcctttctccaggggctcttccgaacccagggatcgaactcggttCTCCTGCATCacgggcagtttctttaccgtctgaggcgtCAACCTCGGTAACTGGCAAAATGCGGGTATCGGATAAGCAACGCCCTGCTGAGCTCGCTCCACGTCTCTCCCGCAGGCACACGGCGGACAGGTCGTCCACACGCGGCGGCAAAGGCCGCGGCCACCAAGCCCCAGCAGACCCTGGCTCAGGAAGTAGGCCCTGCGCCGCCGGCCCACCAGCAGCCCAGCAGCGCTCACCAGCAACTTGTCGCGCCACTCTTTCGTCTGCCACGCAGGACCCGGAAATAGATCTCCCGGTAGCGGAAGCACAACTCTAACACCGGAAGCGGGAGTACGTAAAACATGGCGTTGGCGGTGCTGGCGTGGAGGACCCGGACTTCTGGTAATCGGACGCCGTGGCCGTTGCGGGTCGAGGGGTAGAAGTGCAGTGGAGACCTTGCAGGGAGCCTGAGGGTGGAGGCGGTACCCCGTGGAGGAGCCTGGGGCAAGGAGGAGACTGGGGAAAATGTGCGGGGCAGTCGTTGATCACGTGACATCTGGGGCGTGGAGCACGTGACCTTACCTGGACTGGCTGGCTCTTACAGTTTCTCTTGCTGTTATTTGCGGCCTCCTCTATCTGGGTTTCTTTAGACCCCTTCATCTACAAAAATAGGTTGCTATCGTTGGCACATAGGCGCTCAAAAAGTTAATCCATTCGTTCAGTAGATTGTGGTCTGCATTTGTGCCAGACACTGGTAGTTGTTGAGGGTTGCTGAAGACAGTCTCTAGCCCCAGGAAAGTTACTTGTAATAGATAAACCAGTAAATAAGCACATaaataaaattgtgaatcattacAGGTGCTGTGACCGAGAGGGAAAAATGtgtctgtgtcttttcttttAGGTTGGGtagtcagggaagccctctgaggaGGTAACATATAAGTTAAGACCTTAAGGATGGTAGGAGGCCTGGTTTTGCAAGAGAGTGAGGGGCTAGAGAATGATTTGATCCAATTTTCCATTTTGAGGAGGAAGCTCTTGCTCCTCTGTGAGCTTAAAAGGAGTAGGAATAGAAATGAGGAAGGCAGATGGGAAGTAGTAGCAATAGACCTGATGAAAGATGGTTTAATCAGGATGTTGGTGTCAGTGAACTTGGAGGGGAATGGGTGGGTTTGAGATCTGTTTTGGAGATAGAATCCAGAGCTTGCTGATGGACTCCCTCCATACCTGAGGTTAGCAAAGGGAAGGAATCTACAATGACTCTTTGACTTCTGCCTGACCAGCTGTGTAGGTGATAGCATCATTTTCTTTGAGGAGGATGGGGTATAGGGTGAAGGGGAAAGATTTGTGAATGAGATAAGGTAGGTAAAGCCAAAGTCCAGTTTCTTAACTTTAGTGAGTGAACAAATGTAGAGGTGTTTAAAGGTAGgtagatcctgatgctgggcgtTTAATATGTTGTCTCTCTTAAGTCCTTATCTCTGGCCTTTTGTCCCAGCTAGTCTCTGTTCTAATTAAAACTTCAGAAACCTAGGTTTTAGAAACTATGAACTGACAGGCTCCAGGGTCGCACAGGGCTTCTCTAAAGACTCTGGCATGACCCTGATTAACACAGCTGTATCTGGAGACCTGAATGCAAGGATTCCCAATCCTGGGCTTGTCCTGGCAAGGGCTTGTGCCTAGCACAGGACTTCCATCCTGGTCAGCATGAATTTTAgttcactttcctttttaaaataaataccattGAGCACTTTGGAATGAGTATGGAGAGGTCAGAGTAACAAGGGCATGGTTATCAATCAGTCTTCTCTATGCTTAATGGGCTTGCCAGACAAAGGGATCGGCCTTCTGAACTGCGCAGGGGCCTGTAGGAGCCACCCTCAGAGAGGCTGCCCTTTTTGTTTACAAGTATCTGGTGTGctatggatgggtgggtggctgAGAGAGTGGTGGGTGAGGTCAAAGCAGGAGCCTGTCTCTGGTGTTCTGTTGTTGGGCTGTGTGGTCTGGCCCCTGCACAGTGCATGGACTCCTGAGGGCGTAATGGTGAGAGGCTGAAACAGGCAGCTCTGTGGCGTCCTCTTGCTGGCTTCTGTTTCTGTGGTTTTGTTTCTCCTCAGTAGGACTGCATGTGTCAAAACCCAGGAcacatggtattttttttttttccatgagtaTTTTACTCCCTCCCCCAAACCCTAGGCCGCACACACAACTCATGTAGCGCTTACACTGTGGACAATACAAGGACTTCAGACATTCCCTGAAAACCCACACAGTCACGTGGCATTTCTGCTCATACATCTTCACTTACCCTGAAAATGCCCCCTGCCGCCTCTCAGCTTAGCAAATGGCCCACTGAGGCAAAGAACGAGAATCTCCTGGGAAGCCTCTCTGTTTGAACAGCATTTCTGTTCTCTGTGCAGTTACAGCCCTGCTGAGCCCTCCTCAGGCTGCAGCTCTTGCTGTCAGATATGCATCCAAGAAGACAGGTGGCAGCTCCAAGAACCTTGGTGGAAAGTCTCCAGGCAAACGCTTTGGCATCAAGAAAATGGAGGGTAAGGGTATGGCCTGCCTTCCACTTCCCACTTAGCAACCTCCCTTGCTGCCCTGGTATTCCTCTGAAGAGCAGGCAAACCATACAGGTGCCTAGCCCTGTACTCTCCATGTTGCTTACCAGAACATTTAGTTCCAAATTAAAGAAGCAGATAAGACCTGAAGCAAGGTGGAGGGGCTGAGGATGAGCAAATAGGTGGGAACCTTGGCCATGTGACTAGAGTGGAGGTTCCCAGGGAGGGGTTGTGGGCTGCTTGTGTCAGACCCTCTGGGAGTTGGTCCTTTCCAGGGCCGGGTCTAGAGGCTGGTATGCAGCATTTGGGCCAGGAAAAGTGGGGGCTACTGTGTTTTCTTAGCAGCTTGCTGTCTGCCTCATTGTTGGCACCCAGAGGCAGTGCACTTGTGGACTTCTCTTCTAGGTCACTATGTTCATGCTGGCAACATCCTTGCTACTCAGCGCCACTTCCGCTGGCATCCAGGTGCCCATGTAAGTTGCTTTCTGCTTCCTTCCACCCCCACTTTTTCTTCACCTCTCCATGCTCCTGAGCACAGTAATTATAACAGTTGCATCTGTTGGGTGCATACCAAACGCCAAGCATCACGCTGATTCCTGGGCCTGCATTATCTTATTTCATCTTTACTCCCATCCTGAGGGTAGGTAGGTATCATCTGTATTTTATAGGTGGGATGCCAAAAACTTAGAAAGGGGCTCCTGGGGTAgcgacagagctgggatttgaaccaggTCTGCTGACTCCCAGGTCACTTTTTTGCCTAACCCCCATTTCTTGGAAGAGGAGATTTCTAGtgatttaagataattttttaatcttgagaaactaatttcagttttttcatttttaagaattccTCCTTTGCATAAAGTTGTTATTAGGTCCCTGAAAGACAACTTGAATTTAATAAAATAGGATTCAGTATATGGGCCAGAAATTAGGTCCATACCAGGCAGGAATTTCAGCGTCAGCAAGTTGGTATCACTTGCTAAGGCAGGAAAGTTCTGTAACACAGATCTATGCTCTGTTCTTTACATTGTTTAAAATGTTAGTTTAGCTTCTTCTGTGCTctattccctcctcccttcttacCTCTGTTTTGGCAATTTCAGTAGGCACAGAAAGACTGATGGTAGCCTATAATTATTTCAGAAATGCTACTTTGTATGTGAATTGACTGTATGtgtagtaacttttttttttaagaactcgaGACATTCAGTATGTGGCTATGTTCATTTTTAGTTCtactaaaataacaacaacagtaataaaaACTAATATGTTTTGACCTGGGCAGTATTTTAAGCTCTTTctgattattaattttaatttcattctcaAGATGACCCTATGAAGTAGTTAATATTTATCCATATTTTACAGTTGAAAAAAGTGAGACACAGTGAAGTAAATTAACTTGCTCAGATCACACCGTAGTAAGTCGTAGTGCTGGGATTTGAACCAGAGTCTGTTCTTTTAATTTGAGAGATGCTGAATAATGCAGGACTGCCTGGATAAAACTTGCCACAAATCTAATCTCAAGTTcgataaatgaaaaaaagctaAGATATGTATAgttaataatatgtatatatttaataaacagtTTATTTTAATCTCTTCGCTCATATTTCTCACCTGAAAATCAGATTTAGACATAGTACGTACTTCACAAGgtgagaattaagtgagttaATGTGTATAATAGTGGTTGGAATAGTGCTTACACACAGTAAGTATGACACAGTATTAGCTTTTatcattgagtgagtgagtgaagtctctcagtcgtgtccgactctttgcaaccccatggactgtagcctaccaagctcctctgtccatgggattttccaggcaatagtactagagtggattgccatttccttctccaggggatcttcccgacccagggatcgaacctggacgctttaccgtctgagccaccagggaagtcccaacatttATCATTACTTTTGTTTAATTAGTATATGCATTATTTATATAGCTTTGAGCCTAAACTTCACCATATAGATGAAAATGTTGCATCAAACTAGTGTTATGGTAAGCCTCCCAGAAGGAGGCTCCCAGGAGCAGTGATTAGACCTTTTCCTGGGCCTGGTTTGGGCATCTGTCCAGTGTGGCTTCTGGCTACCTGTACAGATAGAAGTCCAGGCATTACCCTCAGGGACTGAATAACCACTAGGATTGGCCATTACCAAGCCCACAGGGAAAGGGAGCCTTGGATGGAGCTTTCTGAACCCTCCCTTTCGGCCCCAGAGCCTGAATCTTTGTGAAGAATCTATCCTAGAGCCCTGGGATGGGCCCCCCTGGCTGTCCAACTGACTACTCCGTGTGTTGCAGGTGGGGCTGGGAAAGAAGAAATGCCTgtatgccctggaggagggggtaGTCCGCTACACTAAGGAGGTCTACGTGCCCAATCCCAGCAACTCGGAGGCTGTGGATCTGGTCACCAGGCTGCCCGAAGGGGCTGTGCTCTACAAGACTTTTGTCCACGTGGTTCCTGCCAAGCCTGAGGGCACCTTCAAACTGGTAGCTATGCTTTGACCTCCTGGTTGAGGCCTTTGGAGGCCAGGTGACAGGAGAGGATGGTACCAGACGTCATCAAGAGTTGGAGTGATGACAAGGCCTCCCAGTGAAGGAGTCTGCTTGGCGGTGACTGCAGGAGACTCTGAAGTGACTGGTGGAAGCCCTTTGGGAGACGTGATCTGGGGCCAACAATAAAGTTAGCTAGTGTCAAGTTTCTGCTATTTGGGGACAAACCTGGATGGAGCGGCATATTGATCTGTTTATTCATGTTCTCAAGTGTACACAGGGGAATGAGAAGAGGGGACTCCAGAGGAAGGACTTTCCTTCTTCCACAAGGAAGAGGAGAGCTTGTACTTGAGGGTGTACAAGCTCCTGGATCCCACAGAAGTCAGGTTGCGGAAAGAGTGGGTAGGAGGGGCCAAGGGGCCAATAGAGAAACCCAGTGTGGTCCTGTTCTTTCCTGGATCCTTCCCCTCCTGGATCCCACAGAAGTCAGGCTGCGAAAGAGTGGGTAGGAGGGGCTAAAGGGCCAATAGAGAAACCCAGTGTGGTCCTGTTCTTTCCTGGAGCCACATTCAGAGGGAACTGGGGCAGTAACCCTAGAAATGGTCACGTGGCAGATCCCTTCCTGCCTGTGTGGGTCTAGGGCAGAGAGGCCCCATCTGGCCTGGAATACTGAGGTCCTTCCAGGGATGAGGAAGATACATCACTGGATACGATTCCAGGGATGAGACAGATTGGATGACAAATGAGCTGCTTTCTTCTCACCCAGAGACACACCACACTGGCATTGCTTTCTGATTCTTGGTGTATCAAAAACTGTAAActacagcaaagaatctgccctcagtaATACTCATTCTGGTCCTAGAGTGGGCTGAGAGCAGGCCTTCATTGTCAACCCAAGACCTTTAAAATCTTGGCTTGAGTGGAAGGGTGAAGAAGGAAGTCTCAGTGGGGAGGGACAGTCATCCTGGGTATTAGAGGCAGGCGATGTTGGCTGCAGTCCCAGACAGAACTTGCACAGTTAGTGGCTTCTTCCCAAGGACTATTCTCTGCCCTGAAGGCAGGAGCTTCAGGGGTAGAGGGCAGAGAAGTCTTCATTCTGAAGGTCTGCTTTGGATTTGTCGCCTTGATTCTCAGGGCATGGCCCCAGATTTCCTACCTCCTGCAAAAGTGACCCAGGGTATGTTGAGGTCTTATGCTAAGGCCCAGCTGGAGGAGATTGCTGGGAGCATCTCCATAGGCTTGGTGCTGTCCCTGCCAGTACCTTGGAGAAGCAGGAAGGGGCAAGATGGAAGAAGTGCTCCCTCCTATAGTGTTTCCCTGAGCAAGCAGTTGGCTGCTTCCTGTGGTGGTTGAGCAGAGCCCTGGTTGGGTGATGGTGCAGATATGACCTTAGGGCCTCCTTATAGCTGGATGGCAGCTGGGAGAAGTAGAGCAAAGATATTACCCCTTTCCTGACAATCCCATCtgcacccccacccacacacactcctATTCCTTCTTTGGCTTTTGCTTTCTGTATCTCCTTTCCTCCAGTGATGGTCCTTCCTGGAGACAAGTTGAATCTTAGAGCTCTTGTCTCCATGGAAACTTTTCCTGCCCAGGCTAAATCACTTACCTGGACTAGGATCTGCCATCCTTTACCAAAGAGGTGAAGTGGAACCTCTAGCCTCTAGCCAAATCCTAGGCTCTCTATCTGTGATCTTTCCTTGTCCCAGGGGCTCCTATTAGGCATTTACAtacaattaaaaagtaataagGAAAAAATGCTGAGTTCTCCAGGGCACTCAAGGGTGGGAGGACTGAACATTAACCTCCCTGTGGGCCCAGAGCCAAAAGCACTGTGCAGTCAGTCAGCTggagcatctgctgctgctggtccTCTGGAACACTCAgtgggacagggaagctggcTCCCACAGGGGTAGCTGGTAGCTGCTTTGCAAGCCCACCACCCTGAGGATAGCCCTGTGActgagggagccaggcaggcttGCACAGCTGTTCTCCAGCTGCCATCTGGGCCCTTCCCACCAGGATGAACCTCAGATCAGAGAGCCACACACCCTTGTCTCCAAGAAGTCTCTCTAcacttcctcccctccttcctctggcCACTAGGTCCTGGCACACACTTctcccccgcaccccccccccccccacacacacacaaatcccaaGTGGCAGCCCCGAGGGTCCTATCTCACCTGCATCCCCTGGGCCTCGGCACCTTTCCACTGCCTGGACCTTGGTGGGGTGGTCCCATGGTGCTAAGGGGAGAGGTGTATCCTAGGAACCATGAAAGATGACTCAGAGTGAAGCTCAGGGTTTAGGGTCAGTGAGCAAGAGAGCAGAACCCAAACCTATTTtgtccccaggcccctccccccaTCTTGTTCGTTCTCTTCCTCCACCAGTCCAAAGCACAAAGCCCAGACCCTCAGCATTTTGGAAATGCACTCAGGTATAAATTCTACTGTTTTCTAGCCACAAGCTCATTCATTCACAATTTGGCAGCCAGCTCTGATGACACTTGTGGGAAAGTCAGAGAATACCTGTCCTTACCTCTCCATCTTCTCTGTCTGATGTTCAGAGTTGGGGTTGGAACTGGGGAGGCTGCAGGTCCGAAGATGTCTTTTGCTTTTTGTACCCAGCATCCCATGTGGTGCCCCGTACTCGGGAAGAAGGCTGACAGCACAGTAGCCACCACCC includes these proteins:
- the EME1 gene encoding crossover junction endonuclease EME1; the encoded protein is MAVKKSSLSLDSSESDSEELPTFAFLKNKPSSVKRRQPQEDEKIVVVDISDSEASCPSPKLKDPPLVPEAAETVIQTEPVSVLSSGSENEEEFMPLAERLICKFLTHKQLSPKKSSSPFERVLDHQNNERVTRDWQKQPFTKIRDIPLCGTSERHASSNKDPVVDNPCHQLPAYQTTCTVQSNSLTITKTNAEVPLPQKRRKYSQKVQKSSAQGCQQWGRASQKESTQRQQERKKKTALVNRLKAQRPEECLKHIVVLLDPALLQMGGGGQLLGALQSMDCCCVIEAQAVPCSLTWRRRAGPSEDGEEGWVEEPMVLVLLLAEVFMSMIYHFKQGSLGSTEEGKETLRSFVTDITARTAGKDLSLVIVDPEKHFSAPNPLRRKQRVASREQAKEKKKQQKQPEASAVPMATRVAMEEALVDLQLHTEAQAQIVQSWKELADLACAFTKAVAEAPFKKLRDQTSFSFCLESDWAGGAKVDHSGRGLALVWRRQIQQLNRVSLEMASAIVDAYPSPQILIQAYKRCFSEQERQNLLADLKVRRGEGVTATSRRVGPELSRRIYLQMTALQPDLSLDSAD
- the MRPL27 gene encoding large ribosomal subunit protein bL27m; amino-acid sequence: MALAVLAWRTRTSVTALLSPPQAAALAVRYASKKTGGSSKNLGGKSPGKRFGIKKMEGHYVHAGNILATQRHFRWHPGAHVGLGKKKCLYALEEGVVRYTKEVYVPNPSNSEAVDLVTRLPEGAVLYKTFVHVVPAKPEGTFKLVAML